From a single Micromonospora pallida genomic region:
- a CDS encoding ATP-dependent helicase: MLAGFGAPTREWFTAAFAAPTPAQSGAWRSVAAGRHALVVAPTGSGKTLAAFLWSIDRLAREPVPEDPRRRCRVLYVSPLKALAVDVERNLRTPLAGIRQAATRLGVTPYDITVGMRTGDTPADERRAFARTPPDILITTPESLFLLLTSAARDSLRGVETVIVDEVHAVAGTKRGAHLALSLERLDELLPRPAQRIGLSATVRPIDACARFLGGSRPVDVVQPPAAKTIEVSVQVPVEDMTRLDDVEPPEDDLGGPGPRRASIWPAVEERVLALVRAHRSTIVFTNSRRSAERLCARLNELAADPPPVSPRPPAEIMAQSGTAGGAAPVIARAHHGSVSREERKHIEEALKSGQLPCVVATSSLELGIDMGSVDLVVQVEAPPSVAAGLQRVGRAGHQVGAVSRGVVFPKHRGDLLSCTVVADRMAAGAIEELHHPRNPLDVLAQQIVAMVALEPWPVGDLAVLVRRAAPFAELPDSALHAVLDMLSGRYPSTAFAELRPRLVWDRATDVLTGRPGAQRLAVTSGGTIPDRGLFGVFLAGAERAARVGELDEEMVYESRVGDVFLLGSSSWRIEDITPDRVLVSPAPGQAARMPFWKGDQAGRPVELGRAIGARVRALLRQDNETAVAALRAGGLDDWAAGNLMAYLREQQAATRSLPDDRTVLVERFRDELGDWRLAVHSVLGARVNGPWALAIGRRLAERYGVDAQVMPSDDGIVVRLPDTADAPPGADVVAFDPDEITQLVEESVGTSALFAARFRECAARSLLLPRRDPRRRQPLWQQRQRAAQLLDVAREYADFPVTLEAARECLQDVFDLPALTTLMRELTTRKARLVEVETTQPSPFARSLLFGYVGAFLYEGDAPLAERRAAALALDSGLLGELLGRVDLRELLDPTVLAETERQLRWLTEQRRPRDAEDVVELLRVLGDLTDAELAERGVPADWPTGLAAARRVLRLRVAGQERWVGVEDAARLRDALGVALPVGVPEAYLAPVADPLGDLVARYARTHGPFPAATCAARFGLGVAVVEQALRRLAATGRVVSGEFLPDSAGTQWCDAEVLRLLRRRSLAALRREIEPVPPRTLATFLPRWQQVGAAARGVEALAAAVEQLQGVALPASALERLVLPARVADYSPAFLDELCASGELVWAGSGAISGGDGWVTLAYADTAPLLLPPLDGALTLTPAHAAVLDALADGQALFFRPLADRVGATDDAALTAVLWDLVWAGHLTNDTLAPLRALLGGGGAHRTRPTAPRTRYRRPGRVALPSRGGPPTVAGRWSRLPDRDIDPTRRAAALADLLLERHGVLTRGAVVAEQVTGGFAAVYPVLSALEERGAARRGYFVEGLGAAQFAVPGAVDRLRALADTADGARARGGAPLVLAATDPANPYGAALPWPERVVDSGDGAAPATGHRAGRKAGALVVLVDGELVLYVERGGRTVLSFSAEADVLAGAAKALADAVHSGALGAISVERADGGAVHASPLRDALTAAGFRATPRGLRLRA; the protein is encoded by the coding sequence ATGCTGGCGGGGTTCGGCGCGCCGACCCGGGAGTGGTTCACCGCCGCCTTCGCCGCACCCACCCCCGCCCAGTCCGGCGCCTGGCGGTCGGTGGCGGCCGGCCGGCACGCCCTGGTCGTCGCCCCAACCGGCTCCGGCAAGACGCTCGCCGCGTTCCTCTGGTCCATCGACCGGCTGGCCCGCGAGCCGGTCCCGGAGGACCCCCGGCGACGCTGCCGGGTGCTCTACGTCAGCCCGCTGAAGGCCCTGGCGGTGGACGTCGAGCGGAACCTGCGCACCCCGCTGGCCGGCATCCGGCAGGCGGCCACCCGACTCGGGGTCACTCCCTACGACATCACCGTCGGCATGCGTACCGGCGACACCCCGGCCGACGAGCGCCGGGCCTTCGCGCGCACCCCGCCGGACATCCTCATCACCACCCCGGAGTCGCTGTTCCTGCTGCTCACCTCGGCGGCCCGGGACTCCCTGCGCGGGGTCGAGACGGTGATCGTCGACGAGGTGCACGCGGTGGCCGGCACGAAACGCGGCGCGCACCTGGCCCTCTCCCTGGAACGCCTCGACGAGCTGCTCCCCCGGCCGGCGCAGCGGATCGGCCTGTCCGCCACGGTCCGCCCGATCGACGCCTGCGCCCGGTTCCTGGGCGGTTCCCGGCCGGTCGACGTGGTGCAACCGCCGGCCGCCAAGACCATCGAGGTCAGCGTCCAGGTGCCGGTGGAGGACATGACCCGCCTCGACGACGTCGAACCCCCGGAGGACGACCTGGGCGGTCCCGGCCCCCGACGGGCCTCGATCTGGCCGGCGGTCGAGGAGCGGGTCCTCGCCCTGGTCCGGGCACACCGCTCGACGATCGTTTTCACCAACTCGCGGCGCAGCGCCGAACGGCTCTGCGCCCGCCTCAACGAGCTGGCCGCCGACCCGCCACCGGTGTCGCCCCGACCGCCGGCCGAGATCATGGCCCAGTCCGGCACGGCTGGCGGGGCCGCCCCGGTGATCGCCCGCGCCCACCACGGCAGCGTGTCCCGGGAGGAACGCAAGCACATCGAGGAGGCGCTCAAGTCCGGGCAGTTGCCCTGCGTGGTCGCCACCTCCAGCCTGGAGCTGGGCATCGACATGGGCAGCGTCGACCTGGTCGTGCAGGTCGAGGCGCCCCCGAGCGTCGCGGCGGGCCTGCAACGCGTCGGCCGGGCCGGGCACCAGGTCGGCGCGGTCTCCCGGGGCGTGGTCTTCCCCAAACACCGTGGCGACCTGCTCTCCTGCACGGTCGTGGCGGACCGGATGGCCGCCGGGGCGATCGAGGAGCTGCACCACCCGCGCAACCCGCTCGACGTGCTCGCCCAGCAGATCGTCGCGATGGTCGCCCTGGAGCCGTGGCCGGTCGGCGACCTGGCCGTCCTGGTCCGCCGGGCCGCGCCCTTCGCCGAGCTGCCCGACTCGGCCCTGCACGCGGTGCTGGACATGCTCTCCGGGCGGTACCCGTCGACCGCATTCGCCGAGCTGCGCCCCCGCCTGGTCTGGGACCGCGCCACCGACGTGCTCACCGGCCGGCCGGGCGCGCAGCGGCTCGCGGTAACCAGCGGCGGCACCATCCCCGACCGGGGGCTGTTCGGGGTCTTCCTCGCCGGGGCGGAACGCGCCGCCCGGGTCGGCGAGCTGGACGAGGAGATGGTCTACGAGTCCCGGGTGGGGGACGTCTTCCTGCTCGGCTCGTCGTCCTGGCGGATCGAGGACATCACCCCCGACCGGGTGCTGGTCTCCCCCGCCCCCGGGCAGGCCGCCCGGATGCCGTTCTGGAAGGGCGACCAGGCGGGCCGCCCGGTCGAGCTGGGCCGGGCGATCGGCGCCCGGGTGCGGGCACTGCTGCGACAGGACAACGAGACGGCGGTCGCGGCGCTGCGCGCCGGCGGGCTGGACGACTGGGCCGCCGGCAACCTCATGGCATACCTGCGCGAGCAGCAGGCGGCCACCCGCTCCCTGCCGGACGACCGGACGGTGCTGGTCGAGCGCTTCCGGGACGAGCTGGGTGACTGGCGGCTGGCCGTGCACAGCGTGCTCGGCGCCCGGGTCAACGGGCCGTGGGCGCTGGCGATCGGCCGCCGACTGGCCGAGCGGTACGGCGTGGACGCCCAGGTCATGCCCTCCGACGATGGCATCGTGGTGCGCCTGCCGGACACCGCCGACGCCCCGCCCGGCGCTGACGTGGTCGCCTTCGACCCAGACGAGATCACCCAGTTGGTCGAGGAGTCGGTCGGTACGTCCGCGCTCTTCGCCGCCCGGTTCCGCGAGTGCGCGGCCCGCTCCCTGCTGCTGCCCCGCCGGGATCCGCGCCGCCGCCAGCCGCTCTGGCAGCAGCGGCAGCGCGCCGCGCAACTACTCGACGTCGCCCGGGAGTACGCCGACTTCCCGGTCACCCTGGAGGCCGCCCGGGAGTGCCTCCAGGACGTCTTCGACCTGCCCGCGCTGACCACGCTGATGCGGGAGCTGACCACCCGGAAGGCCCGCCTGGTCGAGGTGGAGACGACCCAGCCGTCGCCGTTCGCCCGGTCCCTGCTCTTCGGGTACGTCGGCGCGTTCCTCTACGAGGGGGACGCCCCGCTGGCCGAGCGGCGGGCCGCCGCCCTGGCGCTGGACTCTGGCCTCCTCGGTGAGCTGCTCGGCCGGGTCGACCTGCGCGAGCTGCTCGACCCGACGGTGCTCGCCGAGACCGAGCGGCAACTGCGCTGGCTGACCGAGCAGCGCCGGCCCCGCGACGCCGAGGACGTGGTCGAACTGCTCCGGGTGCTCGGCGACCTGACCGACGCGGAGCTGGCCGAGCGGGGCGTACCGGCGGACTGGCCGACCGGGCTGGCCGCCGCCCGCCGGGTGCTGCGGCTGCGGGTCGCCGGGCAGGAACGCTGGGTCGGCGTGGAGGACGCCGCCCGGCTGCGGGACGCGCTCGGCGTGGCGCTGCCGGTCGGGGTGCCGGAGGCGTACCTCGCCCCGGTCGCCGACCCGCTCGGCGACCTGGTCGCCCGGTACGCCCGTACGCACGGCCCGTTCCCGGCGGCGACCTGCGCGGCCCGCTTCGGGCTCGGCGTCGCCGTGGTGGAGCAGGCACTGCGCCGGCTCGCCGCGACCGGGAGGGTGGTCTCCGGGGAGTTCCTGCCGGACAGTGCCGGCACCCAGTGGTGCGACGCCGAGGTGCTACGCCTGCTACGCCGCCGCTCGCTGGCGGCGCTGCGCCGGGAAATCGAGCCGGTGCCGCCCCGAACGCTCGCCACCTTCCTGCCCCGCTGGCAGCAGGTCGGCGCGGCGGCCCGGGGCGTGGAGGCGCTCGCCGCCGCCGTCGAGCAGCTCCAGGGCGTGGCGTTGCCCGCGTCCGCGCTGGAACGGCTGGTGCTGCCGGCCCGGGTGGCCGACTACTCGCCCGCCTTCCTCGACGAACTCTGCGCCAGCGGCGAGCTGGTCTGGGCCGGCTCGGGAGCGATCTCCGGCGGGGACGGCTGGGTCACCCTGGCGTACGCCGACACCGCGCCGCTGCTGCTCCCACCGCTCGACGGTGCGCTGACCCTGACCCCGGCGCACGCGGCGGTGCTGGACGCGCTGGCCGACGGGCAGGCGCTCTTCTTCCGGCCGCTCGCCGACCGGGTGGGCGCCACGGACGACGCGGCCCTGACCGCCGTGCTGTGGGACCTGGTCTGGGCCGGTCACCTCACCAACGACACGCTCGCCCCGCTGCGCGCGCTGCTCGGCGGGGGCGGCGCGCACCGGACCCGACCCACCGCCCCGCGCACCCGGTACCGCCGCCCCGGCCGGGTGGCGCTGCCCAGCCGGGGCGGGCCACCGACGGTGGCCGGACGCTGGTCCCGACTGCCGGACCGGGACATTGATCCGACCCGGCGGGCCGCCGCCCTGGCCGACCTGCTGCTGGAGCGGCACGGTGTGCTCACCCGGGGCGCGGTCGTCGCCGAGCAGGTGACCGGCGGGTTCGCCGCGGTCTACCCCGTACTGTCCGCGTTGGAGGAACGCGGGGCGGCCCGGCGCGGGTACTTCGTGGAAGGGTTGGGGGCGGCGCAGTTCGCGGTGCCCGGCGCGGTGGACCGGCTGCGTGCCCTCGCCGACACCGCCGACGGCGCACGCGCCCGCGGCGGGGCGCCGCTGGTGTTGGCGGCGACCGACCCGGCCAACCCGTACGGTGCGGCGCTGCCGTGGCCGGAACGGGTGGTCGACTCCGGTGACGGCGCCGCCCCGGCCACCGGTCACCGGGCTGGCCGCAAGGCCGGTGCCCTGGTCGTGCTGGTCGACGGCGAGCTGGTGCTCTACGTCGAGCGCGGCGGGCGGACCGTCCTGTCGTTCAGCGCCGAGGCCGACGTCCTCGCCGGGGCGGCGAAGGCGCTGGCCGACGCGGTGCACTCCGGCGCGCTCGGCGCGATCTCGGTGGAGCGGGCCGACGGCGGGGCGGTGCACGCCTCACCGCTGCGCGACGCGCTCACCGCCGCCGGCTTCCGGGCCACCCCACGCGGCCTCCGCCTACGCGCCTGA
- a CDS encoding SAM hydrolase/SAM-dependent halogenase family protein: MGFGWVSLTTDYGLSDGFVAACHGVIARLAPQVRVIDVTHLVPPTDVRHGATVLAQTVPYLPTGVHVAVVDPGVGTSRRGIALEAPGGLLVGPDNGLLVPAAEALGGVRAAVELTNPEWLAPEVSRTFHGRDVFAPVAARLATGASLAEAGPPIEPADLVRLPEPVLEVTPTGFTAEVLTVDHFGNVQLAAPPSALVGRPATLRVGGHEAVHGRTFGDAPPGQLVIYVDSAGQVAVAVNGGRAADRLRVRAGDRVSVRHSD, encoded by the coding sequence ATGGGGTTCGGCTGGGTGTCGTTGACCACGGACTACGGGCTCTCCGACGGGTTCGTCGCGGCCTGCCACGGGGTGATCGCCCGGCTGGCGCCGCAGGTACGGGTGATCGACGTGACCCACCTGGTGCCGCCGACCGACGTCCGGCACGGCGCGACGGTGCTCGCGCAGACCGTGCCGTACCTGCCGACCGGGGTACACGTGGCGGTGGTCGACCCGGGGGTCGGCACCAGCCGGCGCGGAATCGCGCTCGAGGCCCCGGGTGGCCTGCTGGTGGGACCGGACAACGGTCTGCTGGTGCCGGCCGCCGAGGCGCTCGGCGGGGTCCGCGCGGCGGTGGAGCTGACCAACCCGGAGTGGCTGGCCCCAGAGGTGTCCCGCACCTTCCACGGCCGGGACGTCTTCGCCCCGGTCGCCGCCCGGCTGGCCACCGGGGCGTCCCTGGCCGAGGCCGGCCCCCCGATCGAACCGGCCGACCTGGTCCGGCTACCCGAGCCGGTGCTGGAGGTGACCCCGACGGGCTTCACCGCCGAGGTGCTCACCGTCGACCACTTCGGCAACGTGCAGCTCGCCGCGCCCCCGTCCGCGCTGGTCGGCCGGCCGGCGACGCTGCGGGTGGGCGGGCACGAGGCGGTGCACGGACGGACCTTCGGCGACGCGCCGCCGGGCCAACTGGTGATCTACGTCGACTCGGCCGGCCAGGTCGCGGTGGCGGTGAACGGCGGCCGGGCGGCGGATCGTCTGAGGGTGCGCGCGGGCGATCGGGTTTCGGTCCGACATTCGGACTGA
- a CDS encoding CPCC family cysteine-rich protein — MGEQWVPTNCPCCGFRTGGGTCPVCFWTDDGQGDADADLVRGGPNGDLSLSHARLNFAIYGASHPRYQEMVRSPHPDEHP, encoded by the coding sequence GTGGGCGAGCAGTGGGTTCCAACGAACTGTCCCTGCTGCGGATTCCGGACGGGTGGGGGCACCTGTCCGGTCTGCTTCTGGACAGACGACGGTCAGGGTGACGCGGACGCCGACCTGGTTCGGGGCGGCCCCAACGGTGACCTGAGCCTGTCCCACGCCCGACTGAACTTCGCCATCTACGGCGCGAGCCACCCCCGCTACCAGGAGATGGTCCGCTCGCCCCACCCGGACGAGCATCCCTGA
- a CDS encoding multicopper oxidase domain-containing protein, with translation MALFRRLRPARSTPGTVPAARNAAPDARQRTVPSREAPPARSPTRRDAGPATVPGTDPTTGPAPTTGTDPATGADPTTRTDLAATGTDLAAAALVPPSVGLGPPTAALDPAAAPRFFGPEPNLATSPRPRLDPDGRVVPGTGLRKFVDALPGLGPEQANELGGYLPVAVPDTISFPGCDYYEIGLQEYVQRLHRDLPPTRLRGYRQLNLGTDQHGHNTVRPPARAYHLGPMIVARRDRPVRIKFINQLPTGRAGDLFLPVDPTLPGAGIGPLDGPAPYPQNRAVLCLQGVRTAWISAGNPTQWVTPAGEITPYPTGPGLTHVPDMPSPGAGATTLYFPNDQSGRLMWFHDNALGLSRLTTHSGQLAPYLLTDPAEERLVDEGVLPADQVPLMVTDRTFVPDDAQLAAEDPTWDRDRWGACGSLWYPHVYQPRQNPFRPDGRNPIGRWDYGPWCRHPEAAAHGPTSNPYHDPVAAPEQPPLAPGVPHPSVVPHVYGDTPLVNGAAYPYLVVEPRAYRFRILNACPDRSLNLQLYRARSDGPMWHADGNLADAGAGEVPMVEAVRTPGHPTYWPTDGRDGGVPDPRSAGPEIIRIGNECGLLPAPVVLPNRPVGYRYDRLDPGVLNVDGHTLLLAPGERADVVVDFATVPPGSTLILYNDCPAPLPGGDPRYDHHAGSPAAVPGYGPDTRTLLQFRVAGTPADRYDLDRLRDELPAAYAASQPPPIVPQPAYDQAFGTRTERETVVPANATAVSFTPVGATGPVTLPVVDRAVRQVFEPDHGRLAGRLAAPLARSGDDGDGSSLPCPGGDGSSLPRSGSGDGNRLPRSGSADGEPVPREPADPPTEILYATDPAVPVGSPTDGTQLWRIRGEDRLTQPLHFGGGDVQLVSRVARDGTVRPTPADERGWKETVRIDPGEDVVVAVRPVPPGLPFTVDDCVRPLDPTDGDARPVGLGWEYRWHSQLAGLRDQGMSRPLVVRVSPRAPTGLTATPVPGSAIALPAIALTWTDNGDRPPATRHRLERATSATFAGPVTVLTVAATATRYVDATVTPGVTYHYRIRAENAVACSVWSNSVLTAVRLAAPTGLTAVVPTTAPLRVALRWTNRSFATGVDVQRATNPTFTSGPATTAVGIIDHHLDPTVAPETTYYYRVRTTYLGTASPWSTVGVVTTPPMPRTPTMVIATACVAAPESATVVLRWTSGTATGTGCGFVVERAADSAFARELTAFTVSGRGFTNTGLGRGVTYWYRVRAFNVVGSSAFTAPVPVTTPT, from the coding sequence ATGGCCCTCTTCCGCAGACTCCGCCCCGCCCGGTCCACGCCGGGGACGGTTCCGGCGGCCCGGAACGCCGCTCCCGACGCCCGCCAACGGACCGTCCCCAGCCGGGAAGCCCCGCCCGCCCGGTCCCCCACCCGGCGCGACGCCGGACCGGCCACGGTCCCGGGGACGGACCCGACCACCGGACCCGCCCCGACCACCGGAACGGACCCGGCCACCGGAGCGGACCCGACCACCAGGACGGACCTGGCCGCCACCGGGACGGACCTGGCCGCCGCCGCGCTCGTGCCGCCCAGCGTCGGGCTGGGGCCACCCACCGCCGCGCTGGACCCGGCCGCCGCGCCGCGCTTCTTCGGCCCAGAGCCGAACCTCGCCACCAGCCCCCGCCCCCGGCTCGACCCCGACGGCCGGGTGGTGCCCGGCACCGGCCTGCGCAAGTTCGTTGACGCTCTGCCCGGCCTCGGCCCCGAGCAGGCCAACGAGCTGGGCGGGTACCTGCCGGTGGCGGTGCCCGACACGATCAGTTTCCCGGGCTGCGACTACTACGAGATCGGGCTCCAGGAGTACGTCCAACGCCTGCACCGGGACCTGCCGCCCACCCGCCTGCGCGGATACCGCCAGCTCAACCTCGGCACCGACCAGCATGGGCACAACACCGTCCGGCCGCCCGCGCGGGCGTACCACCTCGGGCCGATGATCGTGGCCCGCCGGGACCGCCCGGTCCGGATCAAGTTCATCAACCAGCTTCCCACCGGACGCGCCGGTGACCTGTTCCTGCCGGTCGACCCGACCCTGCCCGGGGCCGGCATCGGACCGTTGGACGGGCCGGCGCCGTACCCGCAGAACCGGGCGGTGCTCTGCCTCCAGGGCGTGCGGACCGCCTGGATCAGCGCCGGCAACCCGACCCAGTGGGTTACCCCGGCCGGGGAGATCACCCCGTACCCGACCGGGCCGGGGCTGACCCACGTACCGGACATGCCGTCACCCGGCGCGGGCGCCACCACGCTGTACTTCCCGAACGACCAGAGCGGTCGACTGATGTGGTTCCACGACAACGCCCTCGGCCTGTCCCGGCTCACCACCCACTCCGGCCAGCTCGCCCCGTACCTGCTCACCGACCCGGCCGAGGAGCGGCTGGTTGACGAGGGTGTCCTTCCCGCCGATCAGGTTCCGTTGATGGTCACCGACCGGACCTTCGTCCCCGATGACGCGCAGCTCGCCGCCGAGGACCCCACCTGGGACCGGGACCGCTGGGGGGCCTGCGGCAGCCTGTGGTACCCGCACGTATACCAGCCCCGGCAGAACCCGTTCCGGCCCGACGGGCGGAACCCGATCGGCCGCTGGGACTACGGCCCGTGGTGTCGGCACCCGGAGGCCGCCGCGCACGGTCCGACGTCGAATCCGTACCACGACCCGGTCGCCGCGCCCGAGCAGCCGCCGCTGGCCCCGGGCGTGCCGCACCCGTCGGTGGTGCCCCACGTGTACGGGGACACCCCGCTGGTCAACGGCGCCGCCTACCCGTACCTGGTGGTCGAACCACGCGCGTACCGGTTCCGGATCCTCAACGCCTGCCCGGACCGGAGCCTGAACCTCCAGCTCTACCGGGCCCGCTCGGACGGGCCGATGTGGCACGCCGACGGCAACCTCGCCGATGCCGGGGCGGGCGAGGTGCCCATGGTCGAGGCGGTCCGCACGCCCGGTCACCCGACGTACTGGCCGACCGACGGGCGGGACGGGGGTGTCCCCGATCCGAGGTCCGCCGGCCCGGAGATCATCCGAATCGGCAACGAGTGCGGCCTACTGCCCGCCCCGGTGGTGCTGCCCAACCGCCCGGTCGGCTACCGGTACGACCGGCTCGACCCGGGCGTGCTCAACGTGGACGGGCACACCCTGCTGCTCGCCCCCGGCGAACGGGCCGACGTGGTCGTCGACTTCGCCACCGTGCCGCCTGGCAGCACGCTGATCCTGTACAACGACTGCCCGGCCCCGCTGCCCGGCGGCGATCCCCGGTACGACCACCACGCCGGATCGCCCGCCGCGGTGCCCGGGTACGGCCCGGACACCCGTACCCTGCTCCAGTTCCGGGTGGCCGGCACCCCGGCCGACCGGTACGACCTCGATCGGCTGCGGGACGAACTACCCGCCGCGTACGCCGCCAGCCAGCCGCCGCCGATCGTGCCGCAGCCCGCGTACGACCAGGCCTTCGGCACCCGGACCGAGCGGGAGACCGTGGTTCCGGCGAACGCCACAGCGGTCAGCTTCACCCCGGTCGGCGCGACCGGTCCGGTCACCCTGCCGGTGGTCGACCGGGCCGTCCGGCAGGTCTTCGAACCGGACCACGGCCGGCTGGCCGGCCGACTCGCCGCCCCGCTGGCCCGATCCGGCGACGACGGCGACGGAAGCTCCCTGCCCTGCCCTGGCGGCGACGGAAGCTCCCTGCCCCGCTCTGGCAGCGGCGACGGAAACCGACTGCCCCGATCCGGCTCGGCCGATGGCGAGCCGGTGCCTCGGGAGCCGGCGGACCCGCCCACCGAGATCCTGTATGCCACCGATCCGGCGGTGCCGGTCGGGTCGCCCACCGACGGCACCCAGCTCTGGCGGATCCGGGGCGAGGACCGGCTGACCCAGCCGCTGCACTTCGGCGGCGGCGACGTGCAACTGGTCAGCCGGGTCGCCCGGGACGGCACGGTACGCCCTACCCCGGCCGACGAGCGGGGCTGGAAGGAGACCGTCCGGATCGACCCCGGGGAGGACGTGGTGGTGGCGGTGCGTCCCGTCCCGCCCGGCCTGCCGTTCACCGTCGACGACTGCGTACGACCCCTCGACCCGACCGACGGCGACGCCCGCCCGGTCGGCCTGGGCTGGGAGTACCGGTGGCACAGCCAGCTTGCCGGGCTCCGCGACCAGGGCATGAGCCGTCCGCTGGTGGTGCGGGTCTCGCCCCGGGCGCCCACCGGCCTGACCGCGACCCCGGTGCCGGGCTCGGCCATCGCGCTGCCGGCGATCGCGCTGACCTGGACCGACAACGGCGATCGGCCGCCCGCCACCCGGCACCGGCTGGAACGGGCCACCAGCGCCACCTTCGCCGGGCCGGTCACCGTGCTCACCGTGGCCGCCACCGCGACCCGGTACGTCGACGCCACGGTCACCCCGGGCGTGACGTACCACTATCGGATCCGTGCGGAGAACGCGGTCGCCTGTTCGGTCTGGTCGAACAGTGTGCTGACAGCGGTCCGGCTGGCCGCGCCGACCGGGCTGACCGCGGTGGTGCCGACGACCGCGCCGCTACGGGTCGCGTTGCGCTGGACCAACCGGTCCTTCGCCACCGGCGTCGACGTGCAGCGCGCCACCAATCCGACCTTCACCAGTGGCCCCGCCACCACGGCCGTCGGGATCATCGACCACCACCTGGACCCGACGGTCGCCCCGGAGACCACCTACTACTACCGGGTCCGCACCACCTACCTCGGCACCGCCTCGCCCTGGTCCACGGTCGGCGTGGTGACCACCCCGCCGATGCCGAGGACCCCGACCATGGTGATCGCCACCGCCTGCGTGGCGGCCCCGGAGAGCGCCACGGTGGTCCTCCGCTGGACCTCCGGCACCGCCACCGGCACGGGCTGTGGATTCGTCGTCGAACGTGCCGCCGACTCGGCCTTCGCCCGGGAGCTGACGGCCTTCACCGTCTCCGGACGCGGCTTCACCAACACGGGGCTGGGCCGTGGGGTCACCTACTGGTACCGGGTCCGCGCGTTCAACGTGGTGGGCAGTTCGGCGTTCACCGCCCCGGTGCCGGTGACCACACCCACCTGA
- the pspM gene encoding phage shock envelope stress response protein PspM, with translation MAADERAQYFRRLRRLRRSARRWSVTAGGLGGAAAILTPYAGLGLPDAAWAGAAGSALVLAAWRWVDLRAHAARPAPPPLDPAEAAARSRARLVAAVERLPAGPGVLAEVRRARSRMALRGTAAAEPWARLDRAALTLAGMAGRLTGLADPAVLEAAAADRSLRDLAERVASVERAMRLAPSPARESLAGTHAVLVGQLHDGVSAYERLVVAAAGYVAEDARPGAGNPAASRLTEATDLLHGVASALAELRAVGDPHQAPSH, from the coding sequence GTGGCAGCAGACGAGCGAGCGCAGTACTTCCGGCGGCTGCGCCGGTTGCGTCGGTCCGCCCGACGGTGGAGTGTCACGGCCGGTGGGCTCGGTGGCGCGGCAGCGATCCTCACCCCGTACGCGGGGCTCGGTCTGCCCGACGCGGCCTGGGCCGGCGCGGCGGGCAGCGCCCTGGTGCTGGCCGCCTGGCGCTGGGTCGACCTGCGCGCCCACGCGGCGCGACCGGCCCCGCCCCCACTGGACCCGGCCGAGGCCGCCGCCCGCTCCCGGGCCCGGCTGGTCGCCGCCGTGGAACGCCTGCCCGCCGGCCCCGGCGTGCTCGCCGAGGTACGCCGGGCCCGCTCCCGGATGGCGCTGCGCGGCACCGCCGCCGCCGAACCCTGGGCCCGGCTGGACCGGGCCGCGTTGACCCTCGCCGGGATGGCCGGCCGACTAACCGGGCTGGCCGACCCGGCGGTGCTCGAGGCGGCGGCAGCCGACCGTTCCCTGCGTGACCTGGCCGAACGGGTGGCGAGCGTGGAACGGGCGATGCGCCTCGCCCCGTCGCCGGCCCGCGAGTCGCTGGCCGGGACCCACGCGGTTCTGGTCGGGCAGTTGCACGATGGAGTGTCCGCGTACGAGCGGCTGGTCGTCGCGGCGGCCGGCTACGTCGCCGAGGACGCCCGCCCCGGCGCCGGGAACCCGGCCGCGTCCCGGCTGACCGAGGCGACCGACCTGCTGCACGGGGTGGCCTCGGCCCTGGCCGAACTGCGCGCGGTCGGCGACCCGCACCAGGCACCCAGCCACTGA